From a single Kryptolebias marmoratus isolate JLee-2015 linkage group LG17, ASM164957v2, whole genome shotgun sequence genomic region:
- the mybpc2b gene encoding myosin binding protein Cb isoform X1: protein MPEPVPEAKPGEDAPPADGAGSEADEDEPGSTQLSGLFVEKPPSSVVAVSGADITFVAKVDSSSLQRKPTMKWLKGKWLDLGSKAGKHMQFKETYDRNTKIYTYEMKIIKVVPGDAGGYRCEVTAKDVCDSSTFEISVEAAHQDDQADILSTFKRADAGEDEGDLDFSALLKAAKKNKKPEKQEPEIDVWELLKSAHPSEYEKIAFKYGITDLRGMLKRLKKMKQEPKHSEAFLKKLESCYTVEKGKKIVLSCEVVDPNVQVKWLKNGQEIKPSAKFVMEANGNIRTLTINKTNLADDAAYECVVGEDKCATEVYVKEPPVTITKLMDDYHVVVGERVEFEIEVSEEGAHVMWFFEDIELHKDKDSSKFRFKKDGKKHTLIIQEATLDDAGMYHAWTNGGHTKGELEVEEKELEVLQDIADLTVRATDQAMFKCEVSDDKVTGKWFKDGVEVLPSDRIKMSHIGRFHRLVIDDVKPEDAGDYTFVPDGYALSLSAKLNFLEIKIDYVPRQDPPKIHLDTTGNMVSQNTIIVVAGNKLRLDVEITGEPAPTVVWSKGDQPITENEGRVRVESRKDLSCFVIEGAERSDEGNYTICVNNPAGEDKAVLFVKIVDVPDPPENVKCTAVGEDCATIIWEPPKFDGGAPIKGYLMERKKKGSSRWTKLNFDVYESTTYEAKRMIEGILYEMRVFAVNSIGMSQPSLNSKPFMPIAPTSEPTRLTVHDVTDSTCSLKWLAPEKIGAGGLDGYVIEYCKDGDTEWVVANKDLCEKQGYVVRGLPVGEKINFRVVAVNIAGRSLPAILSQPVTIREIVEHPKIRLPRELRTKYIKKVGEKINLTIPFQGKPNPLATWFKDGQPVDPKMVNVRNTNVDSIFFIRSAEREHSGTYEMVLKIENMEDRAAINIRVIEKPGPPQNLRVTDVWGFNAALEWDPPKDDGNSEITGYTIQKADMKTKEWFTVYEHNRRPHCTVSDLIMGNEYMFRVYSENLCGLSEEPRSSKNTAVIPKTGLELKQNPYKEKDMACAPKFTQPLVDRSVVAGYSTAISCAVRGFPKPKIVWMKNKMIIGEDPKYLMQNNQGVLTLNIRKPSTFDGGKYSCMAVNDLGKDEVECKLDIRVATDPDKK, encoded by the exons cTAAACCAGGAGAGG atGCACCCCCTGCAGATGGAG CAGGTTCAGAAGCTGATGAGGATG aaCCTGGGTCCACTCAGCTCAGTGGACTTTTCGTTGAGAAGCCACCCAGCAGTGTAGTTGCTGTTTCAG GAGCGGATATAACATTTGTAGCCAAGGTAGACTCAAGCAGCCTGCAAAGAAAACCCACCATGAAATGGCTGAAGGGCAAGTGGCTGGACCTTGGCAGCAAAGCTGGGAAACACATGCAGTTCAAAGAAACCTATGACAGAAATACTAAG ATCTATACTTATGAAATGAAGATCATCAAAGTGGTCCCTGGAGATGCTGGGGGCTACAGGTGCGAGGTGACAGCCAAAGATGTGTGTGACAGCTCCACCTTTGAGATCTCCGTGGAGG CTGCCCATCAGGATGACCAAGCTGACATTTTGTCTACTTTCAAGAGAGC AGATGCTGGAGAGGATGAAGGAGACCTGGACTTCAGTGCTCTGCTGAAAGCCGCTAAAAA GAATAAGAAACCTGAAAAACAGGAACCAGAGATAGATGTGTGGGAATTGCTTAAAAGTGCCCACCCAAGCGAGTATGAGAAAATCGCCTTTAAGTATGGCATCACTGACCTTAGGGGCATGCTGAAACGTCTGAAGAAGATGAAACAGGAGCCCAAGCATAGCGAGG CTTTCCTGAAGAAGCTCGAATCCTGCTACACAGTGGAAAAGGGCAAGAAAATTGTCCTGTCGTGTGAGGTGGTTGATCCTAATGTCCAGGTCAAATGGTTGAAGAATGGCCAAGAGATCAAACCCTCAGCCAA GTTTGTCATGGAAGCAAACGGGAACATCAGGACACTCACCATCAATAAGACAAACCTGGCTGATGATGCTGCATATGAGTGTGTGGTTGGCGAGGACAAGTGTGCCACAGAGGTGTATGTTAAAG AGCCCCCTGTGACCATCACCAAGCTGATGGATGACTATCACGTAGTCGTTGGAGAAAGAGTGGAGTTTGAGATTGAGGTGTCTGAAGAGGGCGCTCATGTGATGTG GTTCTTTGAGGATATAGAGCTTCACAAAGACAAGGATTCCTCAAAGTTTCGCTTCAAAAAGGATGGGAAAAAGCACACGCTTATCATCCAGGAGGCAACACTGGACGATGCTGGAATGTATCATGCTTGGACAAATGGAGGACATACCAAAGGAGAGCTGGAGGTGGAAG AAAAGGAACTGGAGGTCTTGCAGGACATCGCTGATCTGACAGTCAGGGCAACAGACCAGGCTATGTTCAAGTGTGAAGTGTCTGATGACAAGGTCACAGGGAAGTGGTTCAAAGATGGAGTGGAGGTCTTACCGAGCGACCGCATCAAAATGAGTCACATTGGAAG GTTTCACCGGTTGGTTATTGATGACGTGAAGCCAGAGGATGCTGGAGACTACACATTTGTTCCTGACGGATATGCTCTGTCACTTTCTGccaaactgaactttttgg AAATTAAGATTGACTATGTGCCCAGACAAG ATCCTCCAAAGATCCACCTGGACACCACTGGAAACATGGTCTCCCAAAACACTATTATAGTGGTAGCAGGCAACAAACTTCGTCTGGATGTTGAGATCACTGGCGAGCCGGCACCCACTGTGGTTTGGTCCAAAGGAGACCAG CCAATCACTGAAAATGAGGGACGTGTGAGGGTGGAGTCCAGGAAAGACCTCAGCTGCTTTGTCATTGAGGGTGCTGAGAGAAGTGATGAGGGCAACTACACCATCTGTGTCAACAACCCTGCAGGAGAGGACAAGGCTGTGCTGTTTGTGAAAATTGTGG ATGTGCCCGATCCTCCTGAGAATGTCAAATGCACAGCAGTGGGAGAGGACTGTGCTACCATTATTTGGGAGCCTCCTAAATTTGATGGCGGTGCACCAATCAAAG GTTACCTCatggaaagaaagaagaaaggcTCCTCCAGATGGACAAAGCTTAACTTTGATGTTTATGAATCGACTACATATGAAGCTAAGAGGATGATTGAAGGCATTCTGTATGAAATGAGGGTGTTTGCTGTTAACAGCATCGGCATGTCTCAGCCGAGTCTCAACTCCAAACCCTTCATGCCCATCG CCCCGACAAGCGAGCCAACACGTCTGACAGTCCACGATGTGACAGATAGCACATGCAGCTTGAAGTGGCTCGCCCCCGAGAAGATTGGAGCTGGGGGCCTGGATGGCTATGTTATTGAATACTGCAAGGATGGAG ACACTGAGTGGGTAGTTGCAAACAAGGATCTTTGTGAGAAGCAGGGCTATGTGGTGCGTGGCCTTCCCGTGGGGGAGAAGATCAACTTCAGGGTGGTAGCTGTAAACATTGCTGGTCGCAGTCTGCCCGCTATACTGTCACAACCTGTTACCATTCGCGAGATTGTTG aACATCCCAAGATCCGCCTTCCTCGTGAACTGAgaacaaaatacattaaaaaagtaGGAGAAAAGATCAACCTGACCATCCCCTTCCAG GGTAAGCCAAACCCTCTCGCAACTTGGTTTAAGGATGGTCAACCAGTCGACCCCAAGATGGTGAATGTCCGTAACACAAATGTGGACAGCATTTTCTTCATTCGCTCAGCGGAGAGAGAGCACTCCGGGACATACGAGATGGTTCTAAAGATTgagaacatggaggacagagctGCCATTAACATTAGGGTTATTG aaaaacctgGACCTCCTCAGAATCTGAGAGTGACAGATGTCTGGGGCTTCAATGCAGCTCTGGAGTGGGACCCCCCTAAAGATGATGGCAACAGTGAGATCACTGGATACACTATCCAGAAAGCAGACATGAAGACCAAG GAATGGTTCACTGTTTATGAACACAACAGACGGCCACACTGCACGGTTTCAGATCTGATCATGGGTAATGAGTATATGTTCCGAGTCTACAGTGAGAACCTCTGCGGCCTGAGCGAGGAGCCGCGCTCCAGCAAGAACACAGCCGTCATCCCTAAGACAG gcctggagttaaaacaaaacccGTATAAGGAGAAGGATATGGCTTGTGCACCCAAGTTTACTCAGCCTCTGGTGGACAGATCTGTCGTAGCTGGTTACAGCACTGCCATCAGCTGTGCTGTGAGAGGCTTTCCCAAG CCTAAGATTGTATGGATGAAGAACAAAATGATCATTGGTGAGGATCCCAAGTACTTGATGCAGAACAACCAGGGAGTGCTGACCCTCAACATTCGGAAGCCAAGCACTTTTGATGGAGGCAAATACTCCTGCATGGCTGTCAATGACTTGGGCAAGGATGAGGTGGAGTGCAAGCTGGACATCCGAG TTGCCACAGATCCAGACAAGAAATAA
- the mybpc2b gene encoding myosin binding protein Cb isoform X4, which produces MPEPVPEAKPGEEPGSTQLSGLFVEKPPSSVVAVSGADITFVAKVDSSSLQRKPTMKWLKGKWLDLGSKAGKHMQFKETYDRNTKIYTYEMKIIKVVPGDAGGYRCEVTAKDVCDSSTFEISVEAAHQDDQADILSTFKRADAGEDEGDLDFSALLKAAKKNKKPEKQEPEIDVWELLKSAHPSEYEKIAFKYGITDLRGMLKRLKKMKQEPKHSEAFLKKLESCYTVEKGKKIVLSCEVVDPNVQVKWLKNGQEIKPSAKFVMEANGNIRTLTINKTNLADDAAYECVVGEDKCATEVYVKEPPVTITKLMDDYHVVVGERVEFEIEVSEEGAHVMWFFEDIELHKDKDSSKFRFKKDGKKHTLIIQEATLDDAGMYHAWTNGGHTKGELEVEEKELEVLQDIADLTVRATDQAMFKCEVSDDKVTGKWFKDGVEVLPSDRIKMSHIGRFHRLVIDDVKPEDAGDYTFVPDGYALSLSAKLNFLEIKIDYVPRQDPPKIHLDTTGNMVSQNTIIVVAGNKLRLDVEITGEPAPTVVWSKGDQPITENEGRVRVESRKDLSCFVIEGAERSDEGNYTICVNNPAGEDKAVLFVKIVDVPDPPENVKCTAVGEDCATIIWEPPKFDGGAPIKGYLMERKKKGSSRWTKLNFDVYESTTYEAKRMIEGILYEMRVFAVNSIGMSQPSLNSKPFMPIAPTSEPTRLTVHDVTDSTCSLKWLAPEKIGAGGLDGYVIEYCKDGDTEWVVANKDLCEKQGYVVRGLPVGEKINFRVVAVNIAGRSLPAILSQPVTIREIVEHPKIRLPRELRTKYIKKVGEKINLTIPFQGKPNPLATWFKDGQPVDPKMVNVRNTNVDSIFFIRSAEREHSGTYEMVLKIENMEDRAAINIRVIEKPGPPQNLRVTDVWGFNAALEWDPPKDDGNSEITGYTIQKADMKTKEWFTVYEHNRRPHCTVSDLIMGNEYMFRVYSENLCGLSEEPRSSKNTAVIPKTGLELKQNPYKEKDMACAPKFTQPLVDRSVVAGYSTAISCAVRGFPKPKIVWMKNKMIIGEDPKYLMQNNQGVLTLNIRKPSTFDGGKYSCMAVNDLGKDEVECKLDIRVATDPDKK; this is translated from the exons cTAAACCAGGAGAGG aaCCTGGGTCCACTCAGCTCAGTGGACTTTTCGTTGAGAAGCCACCCAGCAGTGTAGTTGCTGTTTCAG GAGCGGATATAACATTTGTAGCCAAGGTAGACTCAAGCAGCCTGCAAAGAAAACCCACCATGAAATGGCTGAAGGGCAAGTGGCTGGACCTTGGCAGCAAAGCTGGGAAACACATGCAGTTCAAAGAAACCTATGACAGAAATACTAAG ATCTATACTTATGAAATGAAGATCATCAAAGTGGTCCCTGGAGATGCTGGGGGCTACAGGTGCGAGGTGACAGCCAAAGATGTGTGTGACAGCTCCACCTTTGAGATCTCCGTGGAGG CTGCCCATCAGGATGACCAAGCTGACATTTTGTCTACTTTCAAGAGAGC AGATGCTGGAGAGGATGAAGGAGACCTGGACTTCAGTGCTCTGCTGAAAGCCGCTAAAAA GAATAAGAAACCTGAAAAACAGGAACCAGAGATAGATGTGTGGGAATTGCTTAAAAGTGCCCACCCAAGCGAGTATGAGAAAATCGCCTTTAAGTATGGCATCACTGACCTTAGGGGCATGCTGAAACGTCTGAAGAAGATGAAACAGGAGCCCAAGCATAGCGAGG CTTTCCTGAAGAAGCTCGAATCCTGCTACACAGTGGAAAAGGGCAAGAAAATTGTCCTGTCGTGTGAGGTGGTTGATCCTAATGTCCAGGTCAAATGGTTGAAGAATGGCCAAGAGATCAAACCCTCAGCCAA GTTTGTCATGGAAGCAAACGGGAACATCAGGACACTCACCATCAATAAGACAAACCTGGCTGATGATGCTGCATATGAGTGTGTGGTTGGCGAGGACAAGTGTGCCACAGAGGTGTATGTTAAAG AGCCCCCTGTGACCATCACCAAGCTGATGGATGACTATCACGTAGTCGTTGGAGAAAGAGTGGAGTTTGAGATTGAGGTGTCTGAAGAGGGCGCTCATGTGATGTG GTTCTTTGAGGATATAGAGCTTCACAAAGACAAGGATTCCTCAAAGTTTCGCTTCAAAAAGGATGGGAAAAAGCACACGCTTATCATCCAGGAGGCAACACTGGACGATGCTGGAATGTATCATGCTTGGACAAATGGAGGACATACCAAAGGAGAGCTGGAGGTGGAAG AAAAGGAACTGGAGGTCTTGCAGGACATCGCTGATCTGACAGTCAGGGCAACAGACCAGGCTATGTTCAAGTGTGAAGTGTCTGATGACAAGGTCACAGGGAAGTGGTTCAAAGATGGAGTGGAGGTCTTACCGAGCGACCGCATCAAAATGAGTCACATTGGAAG GTTTCACCGGTTGGTTATTGATGACGTGAAGCCAGAGGATGCTGGAGACTACACATTTGTTCCTGACGGATATGCTCTGTCACTTTCTGccaaactgaactttttgg AAATTAAGATTGACTATGTGCCCAGACAAG ATCCTCCAAAGATCCACCTGGACACCACTGGAAACATGGTCTCCCAAAACACTATTATAGTGGTAGCAGGCAACAAACTTCGTCTGGATGTTGAGATCACTGGCGAGCCGGCACCCACTGTGGTTTGGTCCAAAGGAGACCAG CCAATCACTGAAAATGAGGGACGTGTGAGGGTGGAGTCCAGGAAAGACCTCAGCTGCTTTGTCATTGAGGGTGCTGAGAGAAGTGATGAGGGCAACTACACCATCTGTGTCAACAACCCTGCAGGAGAGGACAAGGCTGTGCTGTTTGTGAAAATTGTGG ATGTGCCCGATCCTCCTGAGAATGTCAAATGCACAGCAGTGGGAGAGGACTGTGCTACCATTATTTGGGAGCCTCCTAAATTTGATGGCGGTGCACCAATCAAAG GTTACCTCatggaaagaaagaagaaaggcTCCTCCAGATGGACAAAGCTTAACTTTGATGTTTATGAATCGACTACATATGAAGCTAAGAGGATGATTGAAGGCATTCTGTATGAAATGAGGGTGTTTGCTGTTAACAGCATCGGCATGTCTCAGCCGAGTCTCAACTCCAAACCCTTCATGCCCATCG CCCCGACAAGCGAGCCAACACGTCTGACAGTCCACGATGTGACAGATAGCACATGCAGCTTGAAGTGGCTCGCCCCCGAGAAGATTGGAGCTGGGGGCCTGGATGGCTATGTTATTGAATACTGCAAGGATGGAG ACACTGAGTGGGTAGTTGCAAACAAGGATCTTTGTGAGAAGCAGGGCTATGTGGTGCGTGGCCTTCCCGTGGGGGAGAAGATCAACTTCAGGGTGGTAGCTGTAAACATTGCTGGTCGCAGTCTGCCCGCTATACTGTCACAACCTGTTACCATTCGCGAGATTGTTG aACATCCCAAGATCCGCCTTCCTCGTGAACTGAgaacaaaatacattaaaaaagtaGGAGAAAAGATCAACCTGACCATCCCCTTCCAG GGTAAGCCAAACCCTCTCGCAACTTGGTTTAAGGATGGTCAACCAGTCGACCCCAAGATGGTGAATGTCCGTAACACAAATGTGGACAGCATTTTCTTCATTCGCTCAGCGGAGAGAGAGCACTCCGGGACATACGAGATGGTTCTAAAGATTgagaacatggaggacagagctGCCATTAACATTAGGGTTATTG aaaaacctgGACCTCCTCAGAATCTGAGAGTGACAGATGTCTGGGGCTTCAATGCAGCTCTGGAGTGGGACCCCCCTAAAGATGATGGCAACAGTGAGATCACTGGATACACTATCCAGAAAGCAGACATGAAGACCAAG GAATGGTTCACTGTTTATGAACACAACAGACGGCCACACTGCACGGTTTCAGATCTGATCATGGGTAATGAGTATATGTTCCGAGTCTACAGTGAGAACCTCTGCGGCCTGAGCGAGGAGCCGCGCTCCAGCAAGAACACAGCCGTCATCCCTAAGACAG gcctggagttaaaacaaaacccGTATAAGGAGAAGGATATGGCTTGTGCACCCAAGTTTACTCAGCCTCTGGTGGACAGATCTGTCGTAGCTGGTTACAGCACTGCCATCAGCTGTGCTGTGAGAGGCTTTCCCAAG CCTAAGATTGTATGGATGAAGAACAAAATGATCATTGGTGAGGATCCCAAGTACTTGATGCAGAACAACCAGGGAGTGCTGACCCTCAACATTCGGAAGCCAAGCACTTTTGATGGAGGCAAATACTCCTGCATGGCTGTCAATGACTTGGGCAAGGATGAGGTGGAGTGCAAGCTGGACATCCGAG TTGCCACAGATCCAGACAAGAAATAA
- the mybpc2b gene encoding myosin binding protein Cb isoform X3 — MPEPVPEAKPGEDAPPADGEPGSTQLSGLFVEKPPSSVVAVSGADITFVAKVDSSSLQRKPTMKWLKGKWLDLGSKAGKHMQFKETYDRNTKIYTYEMKIIKVVPGDAGGYRCEVTAKDVCDSSTFEISVEAAHQDDQADILSTFKRADAGEDEGDLDFSALLKAAKKNKKPEKQEPEIDVWELLKSAHPSEYEKIAFKYGITDLRGMLKRLKKMKQEPKHSEAFLKKLESCYTVEKGKKIVLSCEVVDPNVQVKWLKNGQEIKPSAKFVMEANGNIRTLTINKTNLADDAAYECVVGEDKCATEVYVKEPPVTITKLMDDYHVVVGERVEFEIEVSEEGAHVMWFFEDIELHKDKDSSKFRFKKDGKKHTLIIQEATLDDAGMYHAWTNGGHTKGELEVEEKELEVLQDIADLTVRATDQAMFKCEVSDDKVTGKWFKDGVEVLPSDRIKMSHIGRFHRLVIDDVKPEDAGDYTFVPDGYALSLSAKLNFLEIKIDYVPRQDPPKIHLDTTGNMVSQNTIIVVAGNKLRLDVEITGEPAPTVVWSKGDQPITENEGRVRVESRKDLSCFVIEGAERSDEGNYTICVNNPAGEDKAVLFVKIVDVPDPPENVKCTAVGEDCATIIWEPPKFDGGAPIKGYLMERKKKGSSRWTKLNFDVYESTTYEAKRMIEGILYEMRVFAVNSIGMSQPSLNSKPFMPIAPTSEPTRLTVHDVTDSTCSLKWLAPEKIGAGGLDGYVIEYCKDGDTEWVVANKDLCEKQGYVVRGLPVGEKINFRVVAVNIAGRSLPAILSQPVTIREIVEHPKIRLPRELRTKYIKKVGEKINLTIPFQGKPNPLATWFKDGQPVDPKMVNVRNTNVDSIFFIRSAEREHSGTYEMVLKIENMEDRAAINIRVIEKPGPPQNLRVTDVWGFNAALEWDPPKDDGNSEITGYTIQKADMKTKEWFTVYEHNRRPHCTVSDLIMGNEYMFRVYSENLCGLSEEPRSSKNTAVIPKTGLELKQNPYKEKDMACAPKFTQPLVDRSVVAGYSTAISCAVRGFPKPKIVWMKNKMIIGEDPKYLMQNNQGVLTLNIRKPSTFDGGKYSCMAVNDLGKDEVECKLDIRVATDPDKK, encoded by the exons cTAAACCAGGAGAGG atGCACCCCCTGCAGATGGAG aaCCTGGGTCCACTCAGCTCAGTGGACTTTTCGTTGAGAAGCCACCCAGCAGTGTAGTTGCTGTTTCAG GAGCGGATATAACATTTGTAGCCAAGGTAGACTCAAGCAGCCTGCAAAGAAAACCCACCATGAAATGGCTGAAGGGCAAGTGGCTGGACCTTGGCAGCAAAGCTGGGAAACACATGCAGTTCAAAGAAACCTATGACAGAAATACTAAG ATCTATACTTATGAAATGAAGATCATCAAAGTGGTCCCTGGAGATGCTGGGGGCTACAGGTGCGAGGTGACAGCCAAAGATGTGTGTGACAGCTCCACCTTTGAGATCTCCGTGGAGG CTGCCCATCAGGATGACCAAGCTGACATTTTGTCTACTTTCAAGAGAGC AGATGCTGGAGAGGATGAAGGAGACCTGGACTTCAGTGCTCTGCTGAAAGCCGCTAAAAA GAATAAGAAACCTGAAAAACAGGAACCAGAGATAGATGTGTGGGAATTGCTTAAAAGTGCCCACCCAAGCGAGTATGAGAAAATCGCCTTTAAGTATGGCATCACTGACCTTAGGGGCATGCTGAAACGTCTGAAGAAGATGAAACAGGAGCCCAAGCATAGCGAGG CTTTCCTGAAGAAGCTCGAATCCTGCTACACAGTGGAAAAGGGCAAGAAAATTGTCCTGTCGTGTGAGGTGGTTGATCCTAATGTCCAGGTCAAATGGTTGAAGAATGGCCAAGAGATCAAACCCTCAGCCAA GTTTGTCATGGAAGCAAACGGGAACATCAGGACACTCACCATCAATAAGACAAACCTGGCTGATGATGCTGCATATGAGTGTGTGGTTGGCGAGGACAAGTGTGCCACAGAGGTGTATGTTAAAG AGCCCCCTGTGACCATCACCAAGCTGATGGATGACTATCACGTAGTCGTTGGAGAAAGAGTGGAGTTTGAGATTGAGGTGTCTGAAGAGGGCGCTCATGTGATGTG GTTCTTTGAGGATATAGAGCTTCACAAAGACAAGGATTCCTCAAAGTTTCGCTTCAAAAAGGATGGGAAAAAGCACACGCTTATCATCCAGGAGGCAACACTGGACGATGCTGGAATGTATCATGCTTGGACAAATGGAGGACATACCAAAGGAGAGCTGGAGGTGGAAG AAAAGGAACTGGAGGTCTTGCAGGACATCGCTGATCTGACAGTCAGGGCAACAGACCAGGCTATGTTCAAGTGTGAAGTGTCTGATGACAAGGTCACAGGGAAGTGGTTCAAAGATGGAGTGGAGGTCTTACCGAGCGACCGCATCAAAATGAGTCACATTGGAAG GTTTCACCGGTTGGTTATTGATGACGTGAAGCCAGAGGATGCTGGAGACTACACATTTGTTCCTGACGGATATGCTCTGTCACTTTCTGccaaactgaactttttgg AAATTAAGATTGACTATGTGCCCAGACAAG ATCCTCCAAAGATCCACCTGGACACCACTGGAAACATGGTCTCCCAAAACACTATTATAGTGGTAGCAGGCAACAAACTTCGTCTGGATGTTGAGATCACTGGCGAGCCGGCACCCACTGTGGTTTGGTCCAAAGGAGACCAG CCAATCACTGAAAATGAGGGACGTGTGAGGGTGGAGTCCAGGAAAGACCTCAGCTGCTTTGTCATTGAGGGTGCTGAGAGAAGTGATGAGGGCAACTACACCATCTGTGTCAACAACCCTGCAGGAGAGGACAAGGCTGTGCTGTTTGTGAAAATTGTGG ATGTGCCCGATCCTCCTGAGAATGTCAAATGCACAGCAGTGGGAGAGGACTGTGCTACCATTATTTGGGAGCCTCCTAAATTTGATGGCGGTGCACCAATCAAAG GTTACCTCatggaaagaaagaagaaaggcTCCTCCAGATGGACAAAGCTTAACTTTGATGTTTATGAATCGACTACATATGAAGCTAAGAGGATGATTGAAGGCATTCTGTATGAAATGAGGGTGTTTGCTGTTAACAGCATCGGCATGTCTCAGCCGAGTCTCAACTCCAAACCCTTCATGCCCATCG CCCCGACAAGCGAGCCAACACGTCTGACAGTCCACGATGTGACAGATAGCACATGCAGCTTGAAGTGGCTCGCCCCCGAGAAGATTGGAGCTGGGGGCCTGGATGGCTATGTTATTGAATACTGCAAGGATGGAG ACACTGAGTGGGTAGTTGCAAACAAGGATCTTTGTGAGAAGCAGGGCTATGTGGTGCGTGGCCTTCCCGTGGGGGAGAAGATCAACTTCAGGGTGGTAGCTGTAAACATTGCTGGTCGCAGTCTGCCCGCTATACTGTCACAACCTGTTACCATTCGCGAGATTGTTG aACATCCCAAGATCCGCCTTCCTCGTGAACTGAgaacaaaatacattaaaaaagtaGGAGAAAAGATCAACCTGACCATCCCCTTCCAG GGTAAGCCAAACCCTCTCGCAACTTGGTTTAAGGATGGTCAACCAGTCGACCCCAAGATGGTGAATGTCCGTAACACAAATGTGGACAGCATTTTCTTCATTCGCTCAGCGGAGAGAGAGCACTCCGGGACATACGAGATGGTTCTAAAGATTgagaacatggaggacagagctGCCATTAACATTAGGGTTATTG aaaaacctgGACCTCCTCAGAATCTGAGAGTGACAGATGTCTGGGGCTTCAATGCAGCTCTGGAGTGGGACCCCCCTAAAGATGATGGCAACAGTGAGATCACTGGATACACTATCCAGAAAGCAGACATGAAGACCAAG GAATGGTTCACTGTTTATGAACACAACAGACGGCCACACTGCACGGTTTCAGATCTGATCATGGGTAATGAGTATATGTTCCGAGTCTACAGTGAGAACCTCTGCGGCCTGAGCGAGGAGCCGCGCTCCAGCAAGAACACAGCCGTCATCCCTAAGACAG gcctggagttaaaacaaaacccGTATAAGGAGAAGGATATGGCTTGTGCACCCAAGTTTACTCAGCCTCTGGTGGACAGATCTGTCGTAGCTGGTTACAGCACTGCCATCAGCTGTGCTGTGAGAGGCTTTCCCAAG CCTAAGATTGTATGGATGAAGAACAAAATGATCATTGGTGAGGATCCCAAGTACTTGATGCAGAACAACCAGGGAGTGCTGACCCTCAACATTCGGAAGCCAAGCACTTTTGATGGAGGCAAATACTCCTGCATGGCTGTCAATGACTTGGGCAAGGATGAGGTGGAGTGCAAGCTGGACATCCGAG TTGCCACAGATCCAGACAAGAAATAA